From a single Cupriavidus taiwanensis LMG 19424 genomic region:
- the mutS gene encoding DNA mismatch repair protein MutS, whose protein sequence is MGLQKKTDTEQAQADSSAGKHTPMMAQYLRIKADHPDTLLFYRMGDFYELFHDDAEKAARLLDITLTARGASNGVPIRMAGIPFHSVDQYLARLVKLGESVAICEQIGDPATSKGPVERKVVRIVTPGTLTDAALLPDKADTFLMAVHQQTTRRGVSKTGLAWLNLASGELRLMECEAALLGRELERIRPAELLYADGIELPALACARTRLPEWHFDQDAGTRRLREQLGVASLDPFGCAGLGAALGAAGALLNYAATTQGQSLRHVQGVKVERESEYVGLDSATRRNLELTETLRGGESPTLFSLLDTCCTAMGSRALRHWLHHPLRDPAVPQARQQAIGVLIDQGSDALRAALRRLADVERITSRLALLNARPRDLSSLRDTLRALPEVQACLRDDQGSLLLAQTVQDLAVPQACLELLVRAVAEEPATVVRDGGVIARGFDAELDELRDISENCGQFLIDLEARERARTGIANLRVEFNRVHGFYIEVTNGQADKVPDDYRRRQTLKNAERYITPELKAFEDKALSAQDRALAREKQLYEGLLQALLPHIGELQRVAAALARLDVLAALAERAQTLDWSAPERVAENVVDIVQGRHPVVEGQLAAESVAFIANDCQLNEARKLLLITGPNMGGKSTFMRQTALIVLLACVGAYVPARRAVIGPIDRIFTRIGAADDLAGGRSTFMVEMTEAAGILHHATPASLVLMDEIGRGTSTFDGLALAWAIARHLLSHNRSHTLFATHYFELTQLPQEFPQAANVHLSAVEHGDGIVFLHAVQDGPASQSYGLQVAQLAGVPQPVIRAARKHLAWLEQQSADATPTPQLDLFAAPPTPDDDEAWDDGDAGTASANGAAVLAPEQAAVIDALADLDPDTLTPRAALDALYRLKALAGEAVDTA, encoded by the coding sequence ATGGGATTGCAGAAAAAGACCGACACCGAACAGGCGCAGGCCGATTCGTCCGCAGGCAAGCACACACCCATGATGGCGCAATATTTGCGCATCAAGGCGGACCATCCCGACACCCTGCTGTTCTACCGCATGGGTGACTTCTACGAACTTTTTCATGACGATGCCGAGAAGGCGGCGCGCCTGCTCGACATCACGCTGACCGCGCGCGGCGCTTCCAACGGCGTGCCGATCCGCATGGCCGGCATCCCCTTCCATTCGGTGGACCAGTACCTGGCGCGGCTGGTGAAGCTGGGCGAATCGGTTGCGATCTGCGAGCAGATCGGCGACCCGGCCACCAGCAAGGGGCCGGTGGAGCGCAAGGTGGTGCGCATCGTCACCCCGGGCACGCTGACCGATGCCGCGCTGCTGCCGGACAAGGCCGATACCTTCCTGATGGCCGTGCACCAGCAGACCACGCGCCGCGGCGTCAGCAAGACCGGCCTGGCGTGGCTGAACCTGGCCAGCGGCGAACTGCGCCTGATGGAATGCGAAGCGGCGCTGCTGGGCCGCGAACTGGAGCGCATCCGCCCGGCCGAGCTGCTTTATGCCGATGGCATCGAACTGCCCGCGCTGGCGTGCGCACGCACGCGCCTGCCGGAATGGCACTTCGACCAGGACGCCGGCACGCGCCGGCTGCGCGAGCAGCTCGGCGTGGCCAGCCTGGACCCGTTCGGCTGTGCCGGGCTGGGGGCCGCGCTGGGCGCGGCCGGCGCGCTGCTGAACTACGCCGCCACCACCCAGGGCCAGTCGCTACGCCATGTGCAGGGCGTGAAGGTCGAGCGCGAATCGGAGTACGTCGGGCTGGATTCCGCCACCCGGCGCAACCTGGAGCTGACCGAAACGCTGCGAGGCGGCGAGTCGCCGACGCTGTTCTCGCTGCTTGACACCTGCTGCACCGCCATGGGCAGCCGCGCGCTGCGCCACTGGCTGCACCACCCGCTGCGCGACCCCGCCGTCCCGCAGGCACGGCAGCAGGCCATCGGCGTGCTGATCGACCAGGGCAGCGACGCGCTGCGCGCGGCGCTGCGCCGGCTGGCCGACGTCGAGCGCATCACCTCGCGCCTGGCGCTGCTCAACGCGCGCCCGCGCGACCTGTCGTCGCTGCGCGACACGCTGCGCGCGCTGCCGGAGGTGCAGGCCTGCCTGCGCGACGACCAGGGCAGCCTGCTGCTGGCGCAAACCGTGCAGGACCTGGCCGTGCCGCAGGCTTGCCTGGAGCTGCTGGTCCGCGCCGTGGCCGAAGAACCCGCCACGGTGGTGCGCGACGGCGGCGTGATCGCGCGCGGCTTCGATGCCGAGCTCGACGAGCTGCGCGATATCTCCGAAAACTGCGGCCAGTTCCTGATCGACCTGGAAGCGCGCGAGCGCGCGCGCACCGGCATTGCGAACCTGCGCGTCGAGTTCAACCGCGTGCACGGCTTCTATATCGAGGTCACCAACGGCCAGGCCGACAAGGTGCCCGACGACTACCGCCGCCGCCAGACCCTGAAGAACGCCGAGCGCTACATCACGCCCGAGCTGAAGGCCTTCGAAGACAAGGCACTTTCGGCGCAGGACCGCGCACTGGCGCGCGAGAAGCAGCTGTACGAGGGCCTGCTGCAAGCCCTGCTGCCGCATATCGGCGAGCTGCAGCGCGTGGCCGCCGCGCTGGCGCGGCTGGACGTGCTGGCGGCACTGGCCGAGCGCGCGCAGACGCTGGACTGGTCGGCGCCGGAGCGCGTCGCCGAGAACGTGGTCGATATCGTGCAGGGCCGGCACCCGGTGGTCGAAGGCCAGCTCGCGGCGGAGTCGGTGGCGTTTATCGCCAACGACTGCCAGCTCAACGAGGCGCGCAAGCTGTTGCTGATCACCGGCCCGAACATGGGCGGCAAATCGACCTTCATGCGCCAGACCGCGCTGATCGTGCTGCTGGCCTGCGTCGGCGCCTATGTGCCGGCGCGGCGGGCGGTGATCGGGCCGATCGACCGCATCTTTACCCGCATCGGCGCCGCCGACGACCTGGCCGGCGGGCGCTCGACCTTCATGGTCGAAATGACCGAGGCCGCCGGCATCCTGCACCACGCCACGCCGGCATCGCTGGTGCTGATGGACGAGATCGGCCGCGGCACCTCGACCTTCGACGGCCTGGCGCTGGCGTGGGCGATCGCGCGCCACCTGCTGTCGCACAACCGCAGCCATACCCTGTTCGCCACGCACTACTTCGAGCTGACCCAGCTGCCGCAGGAGTTCCCGCAGGCGGCCAACGTGCACCTGTCGGCGGTCGAGCACGGCGACGGCATCGTGTTCCTGCATGCGGTGCAGGACGGCCCGGCCAGCCAGAGTTATGGCCTGCAGGTGGCGCAACTGGCCGGCGTGCCGCAGCCGGTGATCCGCGCCGCGCGCAAGCACCTGGCCTGGCTGGAGCAGCAATCCGCCGACGCCACGCCCACGCCGCAACTCGACCTGTTCGCCGCGCCGCCGACGCCGGACGACGACGAGGCCTGGGACGATGGCGATGCCGGCACGGCTTCCGCCAACGGTGCCGCCGTGCTGGCGCCGGAGCAGGCCGCCGTGATCGATGCGCTGGCCGACCTGGACCCGGACACCCTGACGCCGCGCGCGGCACTGGACGCGCTGTACCGGCTCAAGGCGCTCGCGGGCGAGGCGGTCGACACGGCATGA
- a CDS encoding universal stress protein, with the protein MFKHILLPVDGSELSHRAVSAAIQFARTSAARLTPYMCVESYPYVLTSDSSHEKRDAYQQRVQADARQELAKVESAAALAGVPCTGHVSSASAPYQGIIHAARDLGCDVIFMASHGRRGLSGLLLGSETQKVLTHSDIPVLVFR; encoded by the coding sequence ATGTTCAAGCACATCCTGCTCCCCGTCGACGGCTCGGAGCTGTCGCACCGGGCGGTCTCCGCCGCCATCCAGTTCGCCCGCACATCGGCGGCACGGCTCACGCCCTACATGTGCGTGGAGAGCTATCCGTATGTGCTGACCAGCGACAGCTCGCACGAAAAGCGCGACGCGTACCAGCAGCGCGTGCAAGCCGATGCGCGCCAGGAACTGGCCAAGGTCGAGTCCGCGGCCGCGCTGGCCGGCGTGCCATGCACCGGCCACGTCTCCAGCGCGTCGGCGCCGTACCAGGGCATCATCCATGCCGCCAGGGACCTGGGCTGCGATGTCATCTTCATGGCCTCGCATGGCCGCCGCGGCCTCAGCGGGCTGCTGCTGGGCAGCGAAACGCAGAAGGTGCTGACCCATAGCGATATTCCGGTGCTGGTGTTCCGCTGA
- the ppk2 gene encoding polyphosphate kinase 2, whose product MTDPNLQTSRTPGATRPRATARGDVLPTRSALSAQRNEVDSAVEAAVQLAAGGMQDILASQAGDGTGMLGAIRTLLDGLAPDEAAQLRSLILEGDPAAWQAGRQRHPDDELSAGWREGAYPYQNLMSRRNYEKQKYRLQVELLKFQAWVRETGQRVVILFEGRDAAGKGGTIKRFMEHMNPRGARVVALEKPTEAERGQWYFQRYVQHLPSAGEIVLFDRSWYNRAGVEHVMGFCSAREYQDFLQQAPDFERHLVRSGIHLFKFWFSVSQKEQRRRFREREIHPLKQWKLSPVDVASLDKWDDYTRAKEAMFAHTDTADAPWTVIRSDCKKRARLNALRYILSRFPYANRDTTAIGQPDPLIVGRALAN is encoded by the coding sequence ATGACCGACCCCAACCTCCAGACCTCGCGCACTCCGGGCGCGACACGGCCCCGCGCCACGGCCCGCGGCGATGTGCTGCCCACCCGCTCCGCGCTGTCGGCCCAGCGCAATGAAGTCGACAGCGCCGTCGAAGCCGCCGTGCAACTGGCGGCAGGCGGCATGCAGGACATCCTGGCCAGCCAGGCCGGCGATGGCACCGGCATGCTTGGCGCCATCCGCACGCTGCTCGACGGCCTGGCGCCGGACGAGGCCGCGCAATTGCGCAGCCTGATCCTCGAAGGCGATCCCGCCGCCTGGCAGGCTGGCCGCCAGCGCCACCCGGACGACGAACTGTCCGCCGGCTGGCGCGAAGGCGCCTACCCGTACCAGAACCTGATGTCGCGGCGCAATTACGAGAAGCAGAAGTACCGCCTGCAGGTGGAACTGCTCAAGTTCCAGGCCTGGGTGCGCGAGACCGGCCAGCGCGTGGTGATCCTGTTCGAAGGCCGCGACGCCGCCGGCAAGGGCGGTACCATCAAACGCTTCATGGAACACATGAACCCGCGCGGCGCCCGCGTGGTGGCGCTGGAAAAGCCTACCGAGGCCGAACGCGGGCAATGGTACTTCCAGCGCTACGTGCAGCACCTGCCGTCCGCGGGAGAGATCGTGCTGTTCGACCGCTCCTGGTACAACCGCGCCGGCGTCGAGCATGTGATGGGCTTTTGCTCGGCGCGCGAATACCAGGACTTCCTGCAGCAGGCGCCGGATTTCGAGCGGCACCTGGTGCGCAGCGGCATCCACCTGTTCAAGTTCTGGTTCTCGGTAAGCCAGAAGGAGCAGCGCCGGCGCTTCCGCGAGCGCGAGATCCATCCGCTCAAGCAATGGAAGCTCAGCCCGGTCGACGTGGCCTCGCTCGACAAATGGGACGACTACACCCGCGCCAAGGAGGCCATGTTCGCGCATACCGATACCGCCGATGCGCCATGGACGGTGATCCGCTCCGATTGCAAGAAGCGCGCGCGGCTCAATGCACTGCGCTACATCCTGTCGCGCTTCCCGTATGCCAACCGCGACACCACCGCCATCGGCCAGCCGGATCCGCTGATCGTCGGGCGCGCGCTGGCCAACTGA
- a CDS encoding YdcH family protein translates to MFPEYRDQISTLKTQDAHFARLFHRHNSLDQEIHNMERGLVPASTFEIERLKKEKLLLKDQLYQILRRTAA, encoded by the coding sequence ATGTTTCCCGAGTACCGCGACCAGATCAGCACCCTGAAGACCCAAGACGCGCACTTTGCGCGGCTGTTCCACCGCCACAATTCGCTCGATCAGGAAATCCACAACATGGAGCGCGGCCTGGTGCCGGCTTCCACGTTCGAAATCGAGCGGCTGAAAAAAGAGAAGCTGCTGCTCAAGGACCAGCTCTATCAAATCCTGCGCCGCACCGCCGCCTGA
- a CDS encoding inositol monophosphatase family protein, whose translation MHPMLNIAIKAARKAGSIINRASLDVDLVRVSRKQHNDFVTEVDRAAEAAIIEVLRTAYPEHGILAEESGQSWAEDEAGHEYTWVIDPLDGTTNFIHGFPQYAVSIAQLHRGTPVQAVVYDPTRDELFTATKGAGAFLNNRRIRVTRRDKLADCLIGTGFPFRDLEGVDEYLEIFALMTRSCAGLRRPGAAALDLAYVACGRLDGFFERGLQPWDMAAGMLLITESGGLVGNYAGEPRQMEQGEVLAGNPKAFAQMVRLLSPYSLDNAKPASA comes from the coding sequence ATGCATCCGATGCTCAATATCGCCATCAAGGCGGCCCGCAAGGCGGGATCCATCATCAACCGCGCGTCGCTCGACGTCGATCTGGTGCGCGTCTCGCGCAAGCAACACAACGATTTCGTTACCGAGGTGGACCGCGCCGCTGAAGCCGCGATCATCGAGGTCCTGCGCACCGCCTACCCGGAACACGGCATTCTAGCGGAAGAGTCCGGCCAGTCCTGGGCCGAAGACGAAGCCGGCCATGAATACACCTGGGTGATCGACCCGCTCGACGGCACCACCAACTTCATCCACGGCTTCCCGCAATACGCGGTCTCGATCGCCCAGCTGCACCGCGGCACGCCGGTGCAGGCGGTGGTCTATGACCCGACCCGCGACGAACTGTTCACCGCCACCAAGGGCGCCGGCGCCTTCCTGAACAACCGCCGCATCCGCGTCACCCGCCGCGACAAGCTGGCCGACTGCCTGATCGGCACCGGCTTCCCGTTCCGCGACCTGGAAGGCGTGGACGAGTACCTCGAGATCTTCGCGCTGATGACGCGCAGCTGCGCCGGCCTGCGTCGCCCGGGCGCCGCGGCGCTGGACCTGGCCTACGTGGCCTGCGGCCGCCTCGACGGCTTCTTCGAGCGCGGCCTGCAGCCGTGGGACATGGCCGCCGGCATGCTGCTGATCACCGAATCGGGCGGGCTGGTGGGCAACTATGCCGGCGAGCCGCGCCAGATGGAACAAGGCGAAGTGCTGGCCGGCAACCCCAAGGCCTTTGCCCAGATGGTGCGCCTGCTGTCGCCGTACTCGCTGGACAACGCCAAGCCCGCCTCGGCCTGA
- a CDS encoding RNA methyltransferase: MNPAIDTSQTAMPPDGGDAFGRVRFVLVETSHPGNVGSVARAIKTMGFGSLVLVSPREPEVLRHPDAVAMASGADDVLAAAVIVDGVDAALAGAALTVAMTARQREFGPPRLLPRAAAARARQTLGGSGDVAFVFGNERYGLPNEVVERCNAVTHIPANPAYASLNLAQAVQLVAYEMRLTLLDAAPDAGANIGYAGEPATAEQVEAMFGHLQTGLEAIGFLDPSNPRKLMTRLRRLLARSGLEREEVNILRGIAKHMLIAAQNPSGPQADR; the protein is encoded by the coding sequence ATGAACCCGGCAATTGATACGAGCCAGACCGCCATGCCACCCGACGGCGGCGACGCCTTCGGCCGCGTGCGCTTCGTGCTGGTGGAAACCAGCCATCCCGGCAACGTGGGCTCGGTGGCGCGGGCCATCAAGACCATGGGCTTCGGCAGCCTGGTGCTGGTGTCGCCACGCGAGCCGGAGGTGCTGCGGCATCCCGATGCCGTGGCCATGGCCAGCGGCGCCGACGACGTGCTGGCCGCCGCGGTGATCGTCGACGGGGTGGACGCGGCCCTGGCCGGGGCCGCGCTGACCGTCGCCATGACCGCGCGCCAGCGCGAGTTCGGGCCGCCGCGGCTGCTGCCGCGTGCCGCCGCCGCGCGGGCGCGCCAGACGCTGGGCGGCAGCGGCGACGTGGCGTTCGTGTTCGGCAACGAGCGCTACGGCCTGCCCAACGAGGTGGTGGAGCGCTGCAACGCCGTGACCCATATCCCCGCCAATCCCGCCTATGCCTCGCTGAACCTGGCGCAGGCGGTGCAGCTGGTCGCCTACGAGATGCGGCTGACGCTGCTGGACGCCGCCCCGGACGCGGGCGCCAATATCGGCTATGCTGGCGAGCCGGCCACGGCGGAACAGGTCGAGGCCATGTTCGGCCACCTGCAGACCGGGCTGGAGGCGATCGGATTTCTCGATCCGTCCAACCCCCGCAAGCTGATGACCCGGCTGCGCCGCCTGCTGGCGCGCAGCGGCCTCGAGCGCGAGGAAGTGAACATCCTGCGCGGCATCGCCAAGCACATGCTGATTGCCGCGCAGAACCCGTCTGGCCCGCAAGCCGACCGGTGA
- the cysE gene encoding serine O-acetyltransferase, which translates to MFSRLKEDIDTIMLRDPAARSRLEVLTCYPGLHAVLLHRLAHACWRAGLHWLGRWISHWSRFFTGIEIHPAATLGRRVFIDHGMGVVIGETAQIGDDCTIYQGVTLGGTSLYKGQKRHPTLGAGVVVSAGAKVLGGFVVGDGARVGSNAVVLKPVPPGATAVGIPARIILPDAPSVQQGAKQEFSAYGITPNADDPVSLALKSLIDNAALQHDRIEAVLAALDRLGEHLENTPNDPFDASELRKLMK; encoded by the coding sequence ATGTTCTCTCGCCTGAAGGAAGATATCGACACGATCATGCTGCGCGATCCCGCCGCGCGCAGCCGCCTCGAAGTCCTGACCTGCTACCCGGGCCTGCACGCGGTGCTGCTGCACCGGCTGGCGCACGCATGCTGGCGCGCGGGGCTTCACTGGCTGGGCCGCTGGATTTCGCACTGGTCGCGCTTTTTTACCGGCATCGAGATCCATCCCGCGGCGACGCTGGGCCGGCGCGTGTTCATCGACCACGGCATGGGCGTGGTCATCGGCGAAACCGCGCAGATCGGCGACGACTGCACCATCTACCAGGGCGTGACGCTGGGCGGCACGTCGCTGTACAAGGGCCAGAAACGGCATCCGACCCTCGGGGCCGGCGTGGTGGTCAGCGCCGGCGCCAAGGTGCTGGGCGGGTTCGTGGTGGGCGACGGCGCGCGCGTGGGCTCCAATGCGGTGGTGCTCAAGCCGGTGCCGCCAGGCGCGACCGCGGTCGGCATCCCGGCCCGCATCATCCTGCCGGATGCGCCGTCGGTGCAGCAGGGTGCCAAGCAGGAGTTCTCGGCCTACGGCATCACGCCCAACGCCGACGACCCGGTGTCGCTGGCGCTCAAGAGCCTGATCGACAATGCCGCGCTCCAGCATGACCGCATCGAGGCCGTGCTGGCCGCGCTCGACCGGCTTGGCGAACACCTGGAGAACACGCCGAACGATCCGTTCGATGCCAGCGAGCTGCGCAAGCTGATGAAATAA
- a CDS encoding UDP-2,3-diacylglucosamine diphosphatase — MTAISHTPVAGPLEVQAPAWFISDLHLTPGMPRTLAAFERTLERAAAQARTLFILGDFFEFWVGDEETDAPFAQRVALALRTLSARGVAVYLMHGNRDFLLGRRFAGAAGATLLPDPTLIDCAGQRVVLSHGDMLCIDDERYNRFRRWTRKRWVQRVFLALPLRARLAVARKLRADSEGNRARQRSAGAAVPVVYGDVAPAAAAELLGAAGASLLIHGHTHRPARHEDGAGVRWVLTDWDLDGAHPRAAVLQLDRDGFRLLPQTD, encoded by the coding sequence ATGACCGCAATCTCCCACACGCCGGTGGCCGGTCCCCTCGAGGTACAGGCGCCGGCGTGGTTCATTTCCGACCTGCATCTGACGCCCGGCATGCCGCGCACGCTAGCGGCCTTCGAGCGCACGCTCGAGCGCGCCGCAGCGCAGGCGCGCACGCTGTTCATCCTGGGCGACTTCTTTGAATTCTGGGTCGGCGACGAAGAAACCGACGCGCCGTTCGCGCAACGCGTGGCGCTGGCGCTGCGCACACTGTCCGCGCGCGGCGTGGCGGTGTACCTGATGCACGGCAACCGCGACTTCCTGCTGGGCCGCCGCTTTGCCGGCGCCGCGGGCGCCACGCTGCTGCCCGACCCCACCTTGATCGATTGCGCCGGCCAGCGCGTCGTGCTGAGCCACGGCGACATGCTGTGCATCGACGACGAACGCTACAACCGCTTTCGCCGCTGGACCCGCAAGCGCTGGGTGCAGCGCGTGTTCCTGGCGCTGCCGCTGCGCGCTCGCCTGGCGGTGGCCCGCAAGCTGCGCGCGGACAGCGAAGGCAACCGCGCCAGGCAACGCAGCGCCGGCGCGGCGGTGCCGGTGGTCTATGGGGATGTGGCCCCAGCGGCGGCGGCCGAGTTGCTCGGCGCCGCCGGCGCGTCGCTGCTGATCCATGGCCATACCCATCGCCCTGCCCGCCACGAAGACGGTGCAGGCGTGCGCTGGGTGCTGACCGACTGGGACCTGGATGGCGCGCATCCGCGCGCCGCGGTGCTGCAGCTGGACCGTGACGGTTTCCGGCTGCTGCCGCAGACCGACTGA
- a CDS encoding peptidylprolyl isomerase, whose amino-acid sequence MSKVQLQTNKGVITLELDAEKAPKTVENFLSYVRKGHYDNTIFHRVIKNFMIQGGGFEPGMKQKDTDAPIENEAGNGLKNDRYTVAMARTNAPHSATAQFFINVVDNDFLNFSSPTPQGFGYAVFGKVVDGTDVVEQIKGVRTGSSGFHQDVPLEDVVIEKAVVVE is encoded by the coding sequence ATGTCCAAGGTACAGCTCCAGACCAACAAGGGTGTGATCACCCTGGAACTCGACGCCGAGAAGGCCCCGAAAACGGTTGAGAACTTCCTGTCGTATGTCCGCAAGGGCCACTACGACAACACCATCTTCCACCGCGTGATCAAGAACTTCATGATCCAGGGCGGCGGCTTCGAACCCGGCATGAAGCAGAAGGACACCGACGCCCCGATCGAGAACGAAGCCGGCAACGGCCTGAAGAACGACCGCTACACCGTGGCGATGGCGCGCACCAATGCGCCGCACTCGGCCACCGCGCAGTTCTTCATCAACGTGGTCGACAACGACTTCCTCAACTTTTCGTCGCCGACCCCGCAGGGCTTCGGCTATGCCGTGTTCGGCAAGGTCGTCGACGGCACCGACGTGGTCGAGCAGATCAAGGGCGTGCGTACCGGCAGCTCGGGCTTCCACCAGGACGTGCCGCTGGAAGACGTCGTGATCGAGAAGGCCGTCGTCGTCGAATAA
- a CDS encoding peptidylprolyl isomerase, whose product MIRSRRILLAGLAAGTLALSSFSALAQQKAAERVQFVTSAGKFTVELYPEAAPKTVANFLEYVKSGFYSGTIFHRVINGFMVQGGGFDRDMKEKPTRAPIPLEARNGLKNKAGTVAMARTSNPDSATAQFFVNVVDNPNLDYPQPDGNGYAVFGKVVEGMDTIDKIKSVPTTAYGPMRNVPAAPIVIESATVVK is encoded by the coding sequence ATGATCCGTTCCCGTCGCATCCTGCTGGCCGGCCTGGCCGCCGGCACCCTGGCGCTGTCTTCGTTCAGCGCGCTGGCCCAGCAGAAGGCCGCCGAGCGCGTCCAGTTCGTCACCAGCGCCGGCAAGTTCACGGTCGAGCTCTATCCCGAGGCAGCGCCCAAGACCGTCGCGAACTTCCTGGAATATGTGAAGAGCGGCTTCTACAGTGGCACCATCTTCCACCGCGTGATCAACGGCTTCATGGTGCAGGGCGGCGGCTTTGACCGCGACATGAAGGAAAAGCCCACGCGCGCGCCGATCCCGCTGGAAGCCCGCAACGGCCTCAAGAACAAGGCCGGCACGGTTGCCATGGCGCGCACCAGCAACCCGGACTCGGCCACCGCGCAGTTCTTCGTCAATGTGGTGGATAATCCGAATCTCGACTACCCGCAGCCGGACGGCAATGGCTATGCCGTCTTCGGCAAGGTGGTGGAAGGCATGGACACGATCGACAAGATCAAGTCCGTGCCGACCACGGCCTACGGCCCGATGCGCAACGTGCCGGCCGCGCCGATCGTGATCGAGTCGGCCACCGTCGTCAAATAA
- a CDS encoding tetratricopeptide repeat protein, with protein sequence MSLPLPSPFFAVHAATAARMRRRGSRTVVPLLALAAALAGPASAQNGPLSLAVPTSPVGGIQSTDPGMGEAQQAANARRYEDAIKGFDRVLATNPRNAQARFQRAWALAQAGREDEAIQAFSEMAQDFPELPEPHNNLALLYAKRGDLKRAEAELLLATEVKPAFAVGYTNLGDVYRRLAEQAYTEALRRNPGDARASAGLRQLAPASAVAAPPKPAAPAATGRKAAPGGRQSPASAPAAN encoded by the coding sequence ATGAGCCTGCCGCTGCCCTCCCCGTTTTTTGCTGTCCACGCCGCCACCGCTGCACGCATGCGCCGGCGCGGATCTCGCACCGTCGTGCCGCTGCTGGCGCTGGCCGCGGCGCTGGCAGGCCCCGCGTCCGCGCAGAACGGCCCGCTGTCGCTGGCGGTGCCGACCTCGCCGGTCGGCGGCATCCAGTCGACCGACCCGGGCATGGGCGAGGCCCAGCAAGCCGCCAATGCGCGCCGCTACGAGGACGCCATCAAGGGCTTCGACCGCGTGCTTGCCACCAATCCGCGCAATGCGCAGGCCCGCTTCCAGCGGGCCTGGGCGCTGGCCCAGGCGGGCCGCGAGGACGAAGCGATCCAGGCCTTCAGCGAGATGGCGCAGGACTTTCCCGAACTGCCCGAGCCGCACAACAACCTGGCACTGCTTTATGCCAAGCGCGGCGACCTGAAGCGCGCCGAAGCCGAACTGCTGCTGGCCACCGAGGTCAAGCCGGCCTTCGCGGTCGGCTACACCAACCTGGGCGACGTCTACCGCCGCCTGGCCGAGCAGGCCTACACCGAGGCCCTGCGCCGCAATCCGGGCGATGCCCGCGCCAGCGCCGGCCTGCGCCAACTGGCCCCGGCCTCCGCCGTGGCAGCGCCACCGAAGCCGGCCGCGCCAGCGGCCACCGGCCGCAAGGCGGCGCCGGGCGGACGCCAGTCTCCGGCCAGCGCCCCGGCGGCGAACTGA